DNA sequence from the Micromonas commoda chromosome 7, complete sequence genome:
cACCTCGCcctggcgccgtcgccgcccgacgcgccggtccAATCCCACACGGCGCCTGCGACGTATGTTCGCAGATTGGCGTCGTCcaaagcggcggcgacggctgtggacgcccccgacgacgacgatgacgacgacgcgtcaccgcgccgcgccgcggatgcgatgCACCACGCGCACAtctccgcgatgagcgcgaggtgcccgtcgccgtcgtcgtcccgcgcgcacgcgagcttgagcgcggcgaggggatgCTCCCACGAGTCGATCGGCCCGACGCACAGGAGTCCGTGCGATCCCTGCTCCACGTGTGCGACGCGGCACCGTTCGTCGCAGTAACCCTCGCCGCACCCCTGCGCGCACGCGGTCTCGCTCGGAGCTCCGCGTAGCATGGAATGGCACCGGGCGCACGCCCTGGCCAGAGGCCTGTTAGCCGGGTCCTGGAGGATGAGCGAGGGCGACTCGCGAAAGACAATCTCGCCCTTCGCTACcggggcggtggcgaagagcgcgcgcccaccgccggtCGTGGCGCTctcccccgcgcggacgcgcccgccggacTTTGCGCATAACGCgtcgaaggaggcggcgtccggtGGGGGATCGTCCCACCACATAGTCGCGTCGTGAAGTGGTGATGAAGCGCGGGGGGTTCTCCCGGATCGGTAGAGGGCGCTTTGGTCAAGTTTGGTCAAATTACACTTGGTCTACTTGGTCTACGGCGTGTGGTCCAAGGACTTAGGCCTTGACCTTGTCGGCGGTGAATCCTCGGGGACCCTCGGTGGCCTCCTTGAAACCCGGCACCTTGGTCTCCATGTCGTCGAGGTACTTGACGATCCTCTCCGGgagcacgacggcgacgcgggcaaAGTACATGATCGG
Encoded proteins:
- a CDS encoding predicted protein, translated to MWWDDPPPDAASFDALCAKSGGRVRAGESATTGGGRALFATAPVAKGEIVFRESPSLILQDPANRPLARACARCHSMLRGAPSETACAQGCGEGYCDERCRVAHVEQGSHGLLCVGPIDSWEHPLAALKLACARDDDGDGHLALIAEMCAWCIASAARRGDASSSSSSSGASTAVAAALDDANLRTYVAGAVWDWTGASGGDGARARCEAHARMIREAMASHEGSSEKLRGAEALMDPASGVVGARGVAELAGVLARNSLAVAVESSSASASAPASAPASAPGDASTSNASPRKLGARYEGVALFPLTCLMNHSCEPNAEVRFEDAGPGAGVVAAVHALREIRVGEELRHSYVDETRPVFLRAADLAAFGFRCDCGRCARARGGS